The following are from one region of the Silene latifolia isolate original U9 population chromosome 9, ASM4854445v1, whole genome shotgun sequence genome:
- the LOC141602638 gene encoding endo-1,4-beta-xylanase 5-like, whose translation MVKTMQKRDMAPYIAFLLIFGGTLANALPYDYTAITNCVADPQRPQYKGGIIVNPEINEGLKGWTTFGDVKIEHRVSNKGNNFMVSHSRKHPFDSVSQNVLLLKDMFYTFSAWVQVNAKSNVTITAVFKTKEGFKYAGGVIANAGCWSMLKGGVSVHSSGLTQLYFQSDDTSVDIWVDSVSLQPFTEEEWRAHQDQTVENVRKSKVKLQVLDAKGVPLAYRNLTLRKGKISFPFGVAINNNILTNNAYRSWFTQRFTVTTFENEMKWYSTERSRGKEDYSTSDAMLRFCKVHGISVRGHNIFWDDPSYQPGWIYGLSRNELRAATERRMKSIVPRYAGKLLSWDVNNENLHFNYFESKIMSKVTNHFFRRTRYFDRKARLFVNDYNTIEDNRDPLSLPSKYLQKLRQIQASLGDSLLGIGIEGHFDTPNIPYMRSALDALASAGLPIWITELDVRGSNQAKYLEQILREAYAHPAIKGIVIWSAWSPQGCYRMCLTDNNFRNLATGNVVDNMLRNWGHQSSIFGTTDANGYLNASLFHGDYNLHFVQQPITLLDESSSLPSQSFTVVDNVVEQDVKVIVQGST comes from the exons ATGGTGAAAACTATGCAGAAGAGGGACATGGCACCGTATATAGCGTTTTTGCTCATCTTTGGAG GAACTTTGGCAAATGCATTACCATATGATTACACGGCTATAACCAAC TGTGTGGCAGATCCTCAGAGACCTCAATACAAAGGAGGAATAATTGTAAATCCAGAAATAAACGAAGGCTTAAAAGGTTGGACAACTTTTGGAGATGTGAAAATCGAGCATAGAGTATCAAATAAAGGGAATAATTTCATGGTGTCCCATAGTAGAAAACACCCCTTTGATAGTGTGTCCCAAAACGTCCTCCTGTTAAAGGACATGTTCTACACGTTTTCAG CTTGGGTACAAGTAAACGCAAAGAGTAATGTGACAATCACGGCTGTTTTTAAGACAAAAGAAGGGTTCAAATATGCTGGCGGAGTTATTGCAAATGCTGGATGTTGGTCAATGTTAAAAGGTGGCGTTTCTGTTCATTCTTCCGGCCTTACTCAACTCTATTTCCAG AGCGATGACACTTCGGTTGATATATGGGTCGATAGTGTTTCCTTACAACCTTTCACCGAAGAGGAGTGGAGAGCTCATCAAGATCAAACCGTTGAGAAT GTTCGCAAGTCTAAGGTGAAACTCCAAGTCCTAGATGCCAAAGGCGTGCCTCTAGCATATAGGAACCTCACCTTGCGAAAAGGCAAAATAAGCTTCCCTTTTGGTGTAGCCATCAACAATAACATCCTTACTAACAATGCATACCGTAGTTGGTTCACTCAAAGGTTTACGGTCACCACATTTGAGAACGAGATGAAATGGTATAGCACAGAGAGGAGTCGAGGCAAGGAAGACTACTCTACCTCTGATGCTATGCTTCGGTTCTGTAAGGTTCATGGCATAAGTGTTCGTGGCCATAACATTTTCTGGGACGACCCTAGTTATCAACCTGGTTGGATATACGGGCTTTCTAGGAACGAGCTCAGAGCAGCCACTGAGAGGAGAATGAAATCAATCGTGCCAAGATACGCAGGGAAATTACTTAGTTGGGACGTTAACAATGAAAATTTACACTTCAATTATTTCGAAAGCAAAATCATGTCGAAAGTTACTAACCATTTCTTTCGAAGGACTAGGTACTTTGACAGGAAGGCGCGATTGTTTGTGAATGATTATAACACAATTGAAGATAATAGAGATCCATTATCACTCCCATCAAAGTATCTACAAAAGCTTAGACAAATTCAAGCCTCCCTTGGTGATTCTTTATTAGGAATTGGAATTGAGGGTCATTTTGACACTCCTAATATTCCTTATATGAGATCAGCTCTTGATGCTCTTGCATCTGCCGGATTACCTATTTGGATCACCGAGCTTGATGTTCGAGGAAGTAACCAG GCAAAATACCTAGAGCAAATACTAAGAGAAGCATATGCACATCCAGCAATAAAAGGGATAGTAATATGGTCGGCATGGTCACCACAAGGATGTTACAGAATGTGTTTGACAGACAATAATTTCAGGAACTTGGCTACAGGGAATGTTGTAGACAATATGTTGAGAAATTGGGGTCACCAAAGCTCCATCTTTGGCACCACTGATGCTAATGGTTACTTAAATGCTTCACTCTTCCATGGAGATTATAATCTTCATTTTGTACAACAACCAATTACATTATTGGATGAATCTTCTTCACTCCCTTCTCAGAGTTTTACAGTGGTTGATAATGTGGTAGAGCAAGATGTGAAGGTTATTGTTCAAGGTTCTACATAA
- the LOC141600947 gene encoding uncharacterized protein LOC141600947, producing MHNTRSTNHPLEPYNSEIERTLFRLKHISGSQLLVFEHPDSEKDIHSDSDTAEIPVTTENMARETRTLKELTAPNLAVQPLCITFPALDDGVTFELKSGLIHQLPSFSGTSIEDPNKHLSDFHIVCTGMKPVDVTDEQLKLRAFPFSLKGNARDWLINYLPPASITTWIGMKKAFLEKYFPPSRSAQLKRAISNIEQQDGETLYEYLEKFKQLCASCPYHGYSEHDLIMYFCGGLNQDDRRMIHSACGGNIANKNPDEAWEVITELAETSRQFERRPSRRGVSAMGVNPGLEEKVDNIASTLRDMLSGRQMAVICGICSTKGHPSDLCPQMQESDSQTVNGVWESIPNKKWDPYSNTYNEGWKAHPNFRWGNSQANPSSGPPRGQFIMRPQEQPSVPQAPPQATPSSSMSTEDMIRALTISVTQDRAENKQNFKNLENQVSQLATAVNRLEAKQSGTLPSQTVLNPRENVSAVSLRNGRQLVEIEKPKAKPKVVTIQEEEELVVEDDKLLKDGGEEDASNSKEVTPSMPSYEPLPPFPEALNDTRKKEPDTDIYETFRKCEVNIPLLELIKSVPRYAKFLKELCTIKRNQKERSLKKPKGKASEFVSALFKSKTPPKCSDPGVFTIPCTIGDTRFERAMLDLGASINVIPFHVYESLKLGPLKSTRVVVQLANRSSVHPRGVVENVMVKVDRLAFPADFYVLDMAREVDGVPILLGRPFLKTAGTRIDVPNGSLTMEFNGRVVKFEINPPNLTSSAVYSLCAIATNHTSMRSRKPPLSSKDCEILQDSPPGEEKRCILLWENLKDAEAGKRKGKTWFDKLIRRKGSGKATQVIYIKSSSVHSVPLVR from the coding sequence atgcaTAATACTCGTTCTACTAACCATCCACTCGAGCCTTACAACTCAGAGATTGAGCGGACACTTTTCAGGTTGAAGCATATCAGTGGGAGCCAGTTACTTGTTTTCGAGCACCCAGATTCTGAGAAGGATATACACTCTGATTCAGATACTGCGGAAATTCCTGTTACTACTGAGAATATGGCCCGAGAGACCCGTACATTAAAGGAGCTCACAGCTCCAAATCTTGCTGTTCAGCCATTATGCATCACTTTTCCAGCATTGGATGATGGAGTTACCTTTGAACTCAAATCTGGATTGATACATCAATTACCGAGTTTCAGCGGGACGAGTATTGAGGATCCGAATAAGCATCTTTCGGACTTTCATATTGTGTGCACCGGTATGAAGCCAGTTGATGTCACAGATGAGCAATTAAAATTGAGAGCCTTTCCTTTCTCCTTGAAAGGCAATGCGAGAGACTGGTTAATAAACTATCTACCACCGGCGAGTATCACTACTTGGATTGGTATGAAGAAAGCATTCTTGGAGAAGTATTTTCCTCCCTCTCGATCAGCTCAATTGAAAAGAGCCATCAGTAATATTGAGCAGCAAGATGGAGAAACTTTGTACGAGTACCTTGAAAAGTTTAAGCAGTTATGTGCCAGTTGCCCCTACCATGGTTACTCCGAACATGATCTCATAATGTACTTTTGTGGTGGACTGAACCAAGATGACCGCCGTATGATTCATTCTGCTTGTGGAGGAAATATAGCCAACAAGAATCCAGATGAAGCTTGGGAAGTTATCACAGAGCTAGCTGAGACCTCTAGACAGTTTGAGAGAAGACCTTCACGGAGAGGAGTGAGTGCTATGGGTGTTAATCCTGGCTTGGAGGAAAAGGTTGATAATATTGCTTCCACACTCCGTGATATGTTATCTGGCAGACAAATGGCTGTTATTTGTGGTATATGCTCTACTAAGGGTCATCCTAGCGATTTGTGCCctcaaatgcaagagagtgattcTCAGACGGTGAATGGTGTATGGGAGAGTATTCCAAACAAGAAATGGGATCCATACTCTAATACTTATAATGAAGGATGGAAAGCTCATCCCAACTTCCGTTGGGGAAATTCTCAAGCTAACCCATCATCTGGCCCTCCTAGAGGTCAGTTTATTATGCGACCACAAGAGCAACCCTCCGTACCTCAGGCACCACCACAAGCTACACCGAGCTCATCAATGTCTACCGAGGACATGATTCGGGCTCTTACCATCAGTGTCACTCAAGATAGAGCAGAAAATAAGCAAAATTTCAAGAATCTTGAGAATCAAGTTAGTCAATTGGCTACTGCGGTCAATCGGTTGGAAGCTAAACAATCAGGTACTTTACCATCTCAGACAGTTTTGAATCCTAGAGAGAATGTGAGTGCTGTGTCATTGAGAAATGGTAGACAATTGGTGGAAATTGAAAAGCCAAAAGCTAAGCCTAAGGTGGTGACTattcaagaagaagaggagttAGTGGTGGAAGATGATAAGTTACTGAAAGATGGAGGAGAAGAAGATGCATCTAATTCAAAGGAGGTGACACCATCCATGCCTTCATATGAGCCACTGCCACCTTTTCCCGAGGCTTTGAATGACACAAGGAAGAAGGAGCCTGACACTGATATTTACGAAACCTTTCGTAAATGCGAGGTAAATATTCCTTTACTTGAGTTGATTAAGAGTgttcctaggtatgcaaagttttTAAAAGAACTTTGTACAATTAAAAGAAATCAAAAGGAACGTAGTTTGAAAAAGCCAAAGGGTAAAGCTAGTGAATTTGTGTCGGCGTTGTTTAAGAGTAAGACCCCTCCTAAGTGTAGTGATCCAGGTGTCTTTACTATACCTTGCACTATAGGTGATACACGGTTTGAAAGAGCCATGTTAGATCTAGGAGCGTCGATAAATGTCATTCCCTTCCATGTTTATGAGTCTCTTAAGCTTGGTCCTTTAAAGAGTACTAGGGTGGTAGTCCAACTTGCTAATAGGTCTAGTGTTCACCCTAGGGGAGTAGTAGAGAATGTAATGGTTAAGGTAGATCGGCTTGCTTTTCCTGCTGATTTCTATGTTTTGGATATGGCACGGGAGGTCGATGGAGTCCCAATTTTATTGGGTCGACCATTCTTAAAGACCGCAGGAACTCGAATTGATGTTCCAAATGGTTCCTTGACTATGGAGTTTAATGGGAGGGTGGTTAAATTTGAAATTAATCCACCTAATTTGACTAGCTCTGCGGTTTATTCTCTTTGTGCTATTGCTACTAACCATACTTCTATGAGAAGCCGGAAGCCACCACTTTCGAGCAAAGATTGTGAGATTTTGCAGGACTCCCCACCTGGAGAGGAGAAAAGGTGTATCCTTTTATGGGAGAATCTTAAAGATGCTGAGGCTGGTAAAAGGAAGGGTAAGACTTGGTTTGATAAACTAATTCGCCGGAAGGGCTCCGGTAAAGCAACACAAGTCATATATATCAAATCAAGTAGTGTTCACTCCGTTCCATTGGTAAGATAA